In Chloroflexota bacterium, the following are encoded in one genomic region:
- a CDS encoding protein-glutamate O-methyltransferase CheR gives MSVELTGGQFKRISEMVYRLSGINLPAGKEGLVKTRLTKRLRVLGLSGFTQYIDYVERDATGAELTTMLDLLTTNKTSFFRESAHFDFLRAQLPLMRQARGGQLRIWSAGCSSGEEPYTLAIVLMETWPDIARMDARILATDISTRILARAREAIYAPDQLAETPVGAARKYFRPVDADSARLQVNPEVRALVRFAHLNLMDAWPMKGPFDAIFCRNVMIYFDKATQRALVQRYWDLLEPGGYLFVGHSESLTATGSSFRYVQPAVYVK, from the coding sequence ATGTCGGTCGAACTGACGGGCGGTCAGTTCAAACGCATCAGCGAGATGGTATACCGCCTTAGCGGTATCAATCTCCCGGCTGGCAAGGAAGGGCTGGTCAAGACGCGGCTGACCAAGCGCCTGCGCGTGCTTGGGCTGAGCGGGTTCACGCAGTATATCGACTATGTCGAGCGGGATGCGACGGGCGCGGAACTGACGACCATGCTCGACCTGCTGACGACGAACAAGACAAGCTTCTTTCGCGAGTCGGCGCACTTCGACTTCCTGCGCGCCCAGTTGCCGCTCATGCGGCAGGCGCGCGGCGGGCAACTGCGCATCTGGAGCGCCGGTTGCTCGTCGGGCGAGGAGCCGTACACGCTGGCGATCGTGCTGATGGAAACCTGGCCGGACATCGCGCGCATGGACGCGCGCATCCTGGCGACCGACATTTCGACCCGCATCCTGGCCAGGGCGCGCGAAGCAATCTACGCGCCCGACCAGTTAGCCGAGACGCCGGTCGGCGCCGCGCGCAAGTACTTCCGGCCGGTGGATGCCGACAGCGCCCGTCTGCAGGTCAACCCGGAGGTGCGCGCGCTCGTGCGCTTCGCCCATCTGAACCTGATGGACGCCTGGCCGATGAAGGGGCCGTTCGACGCAATATTCTGCCGCAATGTGATGATCTACTTTGACAAGGCGACTCAGCGCGCGCTGGTGCAGCGCTACTGGGATCTGCTTGAACCGGGCGGCTACCTGTTTGTGGGCCATTCCGAGAGTCTGACAGCCACCGGCAGCTCGTTCCGTTACGTGCAGCCGGCCGTGTACGTCAAGTAA